From one Agathobaculum sp. NTUH-O15-33 genomic stretch:
- the rsmB gene encoding 16S rRNA (cytosine(967)-C(5))-methyltransferase RsmB, with the protein MIAKRPASAREAAAFSLFSMAEEGAWSDGALHHYLGRAALPARDAALATRMVYGTVQNQMLCDFYLRRFSSVRLKKIAPRVLACLRMGIYQLALMDKIPAHAAVDETVALVRRYCHANDRTVAFANAVLRNAANAVQSDTLPRLDCPDKESYYALRYSHPEWLVRLLAAQYGLKETEQIVRANNADAPLSARVNLLKAAPADALRELAAAGITAEPHPAFPAILLCSGGDVAATSAFNEGRLTIQDAASALAAEVADPEPGQTVLDCCAAPGGKSFAMAERMQNTGRVVSCDIYEHKLTRIAEGVKRLGLSIIEPVLQDAAAPRAAFLGQADVVLCDVPCSGLGIIRKKPEIRYKDERAIEALPAVQAAILQNCAQYVKPGGTLVYSTCTILARENEQIVRAFLTKNPAFEAVPWKHPACGEQADGMATLLPHRNRTDGFFIAKMRKKA; encoded by the coding sequence ATGATCGCTAAGCGACCCGCCTCCGCGCGCGAGGCCGCGGCTTTCTCGCTGTTTTCCATGGCGGAGGAGGGCGCGTGGTCGGATGGCGCGCTGCACCATTATCTGGGCCGGGCGGCCTTGCCTGCGCGGGACGCCGCCCTTGCCACGCGCATGGTTTACGGCACGGTGCAAAACCAAATGCTGTGTGATTTTTATCTGCGCCGCTTTTCCAGCGTGCGGCTGAAAAAGATCGCGCCGCGCGTGCTGGCCTGCCTGCGCATGGGCATCTATCAGCTCGCGCTGATGGATAAGATCCCCGCGCACGCCGCCGTGGATGAAACGGTCGCGCTCGTGCGGCGGTACTGTCACGCGAACGACCGCACGGTCGCTTTTGCCAACGCGGTGCTGAGAAACGCGGCAAACGCCGTGCAAAGCGATACTTTGCCCCGGCTGGACTGCCCGGATAAGGAAAGCTACTACGCGCTGCGATACAGCCATCCCGAATGGCTGGTGCGGCTGCTCGCGGCGCAATACGGCCTGAAGGAGACCGAGCAGATCGTGAGGGCGAACAACGCGGACGCGCCGCTTTCCGCGCGCGTCAATCTGCTGAAAGCCGCGCCGGCCGACGCGCTGCGCGAGCTGGCGGCGGCGGGGATCACGGCGGAGCCGCACCCGGCTTTTCCGGCGATCTTGCTGTGCTCCGGCGGCGATGTGGCCGCGACAAGCGCGTTTAACGAAGGGCGCCTGACCATTCAGGACGCCGCCAGCGCGCTCGCGGCCGAGGTAGCGGACCCGGAGCCGGGGCAGACCGTTTTGGACTGCTGCGCCGCGCCGGGCGGCAAAAGCTTTGCCATGGCGGAGCGGATGCAAAATACGGGCCGCGTGGTATCCTGCGATATTTACGAACATAAGCTTACGAGAATCGCCGAAGGCGTGAAGCGGCTGGGCCTTTCCATCATCGAGCCGGTCTTGCAGGACGCCGCCGCACCGCGCGCGGCGTTTCTCGGGCAGGCCGACGTCGTGCTGTGCGACGTGCCCTGTTCCGGGCTCGGCATCATTCGGAAAAAGCCGGAGATCCGCTATAAGGACGAGCGCGCGATCGAAGCGCTGCCCGCCGTTCAGGCCGCGATTCTTCAAAACTGCGCGCAGTACGTAAAGCCCGGCGGCACGCTGGTGTACTCCACCTGCACGATCTTGGCGCGCGAAAACGAACAGATCGTTCGCGCCTTTTTGACGAAAAACCCCGCCTTCGAGGCGGTACCATGGAAGCACCCCGCCTGCGGCGAGCAGGCGGACGGCATGGCGACGCTGCTGCCGCACCGCAACCGGACGGACGGCTTTTTCATCGCCAAAATGAGGAAGAAAGCATGA
- the rlmN gene encoding 23S rRNA (adenine(2503)-C(2))-methyltransferase RlmN, with product MTEIKSLTIEELRQAMAALGEKPFRAGQIYKWLHEGVTSFDEMTNLSKPLREKLKTEFVLTVPELARKQVSKVDGTVKYLWKMRDGQAVESVLMRYEHGVSACVSTQAGCRMGCKFCASGLGGLKRHLSPGEILDEILFMQRDAGERIHSLVLMGTGEPLDNYDNVLKFLQLVSSPEGLNLGQRHISLSTSGIADKIELLAKEKLQLTLSISLHAPDNETRTSLMPVNDAFPVERLMRACRTYFETTGRRISYEYMMAQGVTDRPWQAERLLTLLARPAHVNLIPLNEVAESPLKPSTKEAVRRFQQILERGGVTATVRRRLGPDIDAACGQLRRRELQQP from the coding sequence ATGACGGAAATCAAAAGCCTGACAATCGAAGAGCTGCGGCAGGCCATGGCCGCTTTGGGGGAAAAGCCCTTTCGCGCGGGACAGATCTACAAGTGGCTGCACGAAGGCGTGACCTCGTTCGACGAGATGACAAACCTTTCAAAGCCCCTGCGCGAAAAGCTGAAAACAGAATTTGTGCTCACCGTGCCCGAGCTGGCGCGCAAGCAGGTATCAAAGGTGGACGGCACGGTAAAGTACCTCTGGAAAATGCGGGACGGCCAAGCGGTCGAATCGGTTTTGATGCGTTATGAGCACGGCGTTTCGGCCTGTGTATCCACGCAGGCGGGCTGCCGGATGGGGTGCAAATTTTGCGCTTCCGGCCTCGGCGGGCTCAAGCGCCATCTTTCGCCGGGCGAAATACTGGACGAGATATTGTTCATGCAGCGGGACGCGGGCGAGCGTATCCACAGCCTTGTGCTGATGGGTACGGGCGAGCCGCTGGATAATTACGATAATGTGCTAAAATTCTTACAGCTTGTGAGCAGCCCGGAGGGACTGAACCTAGGTCAGCGTCATATTTCCTTGTCAACGAGCGGAATTGCTGATAAAATAGAGTTGCTTGCAAAGGAGAAATTACAGCTCACGCTTTCGATTTCCCTGCACGCGCCGGATAATGAAACGCGTACTTCGCTGATGCCGGTGAACGACGCGTTTCCCGTGGAGCGCCTGATGCGCGCCTGCCGCACGTATTTTGAAACGACCGGGCGGCGTATCTCTTACGAGTATATGATGGCGCAAGGCGTGACCGACCGCCCTTGGCAGGCGGAGCGGCTGCTCACGCTGTTGGCAAGACCGGCGCATGTCAACCTGATCCCGCTCAACGAGGTAGCGGAAAGCCCGCTGAAGCCCTCGACCAAAGAAGCGGTGCGGCGCTTTCAGCAGATTTTGGAGCGGGGCGGCGTGACCGCGACCGTGCGCCGCCGTCTTGGCCCCGATATCGACGCGGCCTGCGGCCAGCTCCGCCGCCGCGAGCTGCAGCAGCCTTAG
- a CDS encoding Stp1/IreP family PP2C-type Ser/Thr phosphatase, whose protein sequence is MEWFGLTDKGRVRPTNQDIFKIDTKEDAHTALLVVCDGMGGANAGNVASRFAAQSFAEAVTPALETELPAEKRQALLKDALVRANDTVFELAGRQPEFRGMGTTLVAALIWNDQATLLNVGDSRGYLFDGETLHQVTEDHSYVEEMLRQGRITAADARTHPQKNLITRAVGVDIDVEGDLFEVNLKPGEILLLCTDGLTGMVEDGDIAETLRRAASLPLMGDQLLSQALAGGGRDNITVALFRPCGEPAKEEA, encoded by the coding sequence ATGGAATGGTTTGGCTTGACCGATAAAGGACGCGTGCGTCCGACCAATCAGGATATTTTTAAGATCGATACGAAGGAGGACGCGCATACCGCGCTTCTCGTCGTGTGCGACGGTATGGGCGGCGCGAACGCCGGCAACGTGGCCAGCCGCTTTGCGGCGCAGTCCTTTGCCGAGGCGGTAACGCCCGCCCTTGAAACCGAGCTGCCCGCTGAAAAACGGCAGGCGCTTTTAAAAGATGCGCTCGTCAGGGCCAACGACACGGTATTCGAGCTTGCCGGTAGGCAGCCCGAATTTCGCGGCATGGGCACAACGCTGGTCGCCGCCCTGATATGGAACGATCAGGCGACGTTGCTGAACGTGGGCGACAGCCGCGGCTATCTGTTCGACGGGGAGACCCTGCATCAGGTGACAGAGGATCACTCCTATGTGGAGGAGATGCTCCGTCAGGGCAGGATTACCGCGGCCGACGCACGCACCCATCCGCAAAAAAACCTGATCACGCGCGCGGTTGGCGTCGATATCGACGTGGAGGGCGACCTGTTTGAGGTAAACCTGAAGCCGGGCGAGATATTGCTGCTCTGTACCGACGGACTGACCGGCATGGTGGAGGACGGCGATATCGCCGAAACGCTTCGCCGTGCCGCATCGCTGCCGCTCATGGGCGATCAGCTGCTGAGTCAGGCATTGGCGGGCGGCGGAAGGGATAACATTACCGTAGCATTGTTCCGCCCCTGCGGGGAACCGGCAAAAGAGGAGGCTTGA
- the pknB gene encoding Stk1 family PASTA domain-containing Ser/Thr kinase codes for MDKYIGKLLGGRYEIIDVVGVGGMAMVYRARCHVLNRYVAVKILKDEFAKDPDIRRRFSIESQAVAKLSHHNIVSVYDVGNDNGVDYIVMELMEGVTLKEYLQKKGHLSWQESLFFAQQIARALVHAHSRGIIHQDIKPQNVIILRDGTAKLTDFGIASFATTQETKVVQEAIGSVHYISPEQAKGSSIDYRTDIYSLGVVMYEMVTGKLPFEGETAIQVVMQHLNAVPLPPSELAPEVPHGFDEIIMHAMCANINKRYASAEELYTDLERLKSDVDAAFHYDAGCGDGETQVLGHDVVEAARRTPVAADRDRAVQVRRTAVETREPETFFERLGERPALAATVAVVVFAVIALVVAGALILTGNKGEKISVPPFVGYYFEDVMKNAEWTENFTIKEAEKRVESSQPVGMVLEQSVDPYSKVTRGTNIVLTVSAGGPEADNSYTISEFKGKTMEYVQTVLDRHNVSYKTETEYSEEQEKDLVIRTQPAAGQKLAEGETLTVFISLGKEVKLVDVPSLYGQSVSKAEKTLNAVNLARGGITEISSDQPQGTVVSQSPAAGEKLEEGKSVDIQISSGKTVKPPETNEPEPPDEPEPDGGETGGDEPEPEPTEPAVGTARIPVVMPPDTESAQVTITLDGQTLYDQTVSSASGSVAVTVTGPAGTHEVQVSVGGGASQPYTATFNS; via the coding sequence ATGGACAAATACATAGGCAAGCTGCTCGGCGGCCGGTATGAGATTATCGACGTCGTCGGCGTTGGCGGTATGGCCATGGTATACCGCGCGCGCTGCCATGTGCTCAACCGCTATGTGGCCGTTAAAATTTTAAAAGATGAATTCGCGAAGGACCCCGATATCCGCCGCCGCTTTTCCATTGAATCGCAGGCGGTCGCCAAGCTTTCGCATCACAATATTGTTTCCGTGTACGACGTTGGCAACGACAACGGCGTGGACTATATCGTGATGGAGCTGATGGAGGGCGTCACGCTAAAAGAATATTTGCAGAAAAAGGGCCACCTGTCTTGGCAGGAATCGCTGTTTTTCGCGCAGCAGATTGCGCGCGCGCTGGTGCACGCGCATTCGCGCGGCATCATCCATCAGGATATCAAGCCGCAAAATGTGATCATCCTCCGGGACGGGACGGCCAAGCTGACGGATTTCGGCATCGCCTCCTTTGCCACCACGCAGGAGACCAAGGTCGTGCAGGAGGCCATCGGCTCGGTGCACTATATTTCGCCCGAGCAGGCCAAGGGCTCGTCCATCGATTACCGGACGGATATTTATTCGCTCGGCGTCGTGATGTACGAGATGGTGACCGGCAAGCTGCCCTTTGAAGGGGAAACCGCCATTCAGGTGGTCATGCAGCATTTAAACGCCGTGCCTCTGCCGCCCAGCGAGCTTGCGCCCGAGGTGCCGCACGGCTTTGATGAGATCATTATGCACGCGATGTGCGCGAACATCAATAAGCGCTACGCCTCGGCGGAGGAGCTTTATACCGATTTGGAGCGCCTGAAAAGCGACGTGGACGCTGCCTTCCATTACGACGCGGGCTGCGGCGATGGAGAAACGCAGGTGCTTGGGCACGATGTGGTGGAGGCCGCGCGCCGTACCCCGGTGGCGGCCGACCGCGACCGCGCCGTGCAGGTCCGCCGAACGGCGGTCGAAACCCGCGAACCGGAAACCTTTTTTGAGCGGCTCGGCGAGCGCCCCGCGCTGGCCGCGACCGTGGCGGTCGTCGTGTTCGCGGTGATCGCGCTGGTCGTCGCGGGCGCGCTGATCCTGACCGGCAACAAGGGGGAAAAGATAAGCGTGCCGCCATTTGTCGGCTACTATTTTGAAGATGTGATGAAGAACGCCGAATGGACGGAGAACTTCACGATCAAGGAAGCGGAAAAGCGGGTGGAATCCAGCCAGCCCGTGGGTATGGTGCTGGAACAGAGCGTCGACCCTTACAGCAAGGTGACGCGCGGCACTAATATTGTGCTTACCGTGTCCGCGGGCGGACCGGAAGCGGACAACAGCTATACGATTTCCGAATTCAAGGGCAAAACGATGGAATACGTCCAAACCGTGCTAGACCGGCACAACGTCAGCTATAAAACGGAAACCGAATATTCGGAGGAGCAGGAAAAGGATTTGGTCATCCGCACCCAGCCTGCCGCGGGCCAAAAGCTGGCCGAGGGCGAAACGCTGACGGTCTTCATCAGTCTGGGCAAGGAAGTCAAGCTGGTCGACGTGCCGAGTCTGTATGGGCAGAGCGTAAGCAAGGCGGAAAAAACGCTCAACGCGGTAAATCTGGCTCGCGGCGGCATTACCGAGATTTCAAGCGACCAGCCGCAGGGCACTGTGGTCAGCCAATCGCCGGCGGCCGGCGAAAAGCTGGAGGAGGGAAAGTCGGTCGATATTCAGATCTCCTCGGGCAAAACGGTGAAGCCGCCGGAGACTAACGAGCCTGAACCGCCGGATGAACCCGAGCCGGACGGCGGCGAGACCGGCGGCGACGAGCCTGAGCCGGAACCCACGGAGCCGGCTGTCGGCACCGCCCGCATCCCGGTCGTTATGCCGCCCGATACCGAAAGCGCGCAGGTGACCATCACGCTGGACGGTCAGACGCTGTATGACCAAACGGTCTCCTCGGCAAGCGGCTCGGTCGCGGTAACGGTCACCGGCCCGGCCGGCACGCACGAGGTACAGGTAAGCGTAGGCGGGGGAGCGTCCCAGCCCTACACAGCCACGTTCAATTCGTAA
- the rsgA gene encoding ribosome small subunit-dependent GTPase A, whose translation MTTGIILKGIGGFYYVGTADGIIECKARGRFRKTVGKPIIGDRVTLELQPDGSGYLQEIGERRNSLVRPAVANLDLLVAVASAAPPQTDPFLIDKVTAIAVHKGIDPLVVINKTDLDPGDELYGIYKKSGLETLRVSAETGEGIELLRARIAGKVAAFAGNSGVGKSSVLNCLDPGFFAEVGEISDRIGRGRHTTRHVELRPMPGGGYIADTPGFSSFETEQMDLVMADQLQYAFPEFEPYLGGCQFTGCAHVKEKGCAVRQAVADGHIAESRHASYVRLYESVKDLKEWEISKGGAR comes from the coding sequence TTGACAACAGGAATCATCCTGAAAGGGATCGGCGGGTTCTACTATGTGGGCACCGCCGATGGAATTATTGAATGCAAGGCGCGCGGTCGGTTCCGCAAAACCGTGGGCAAGCCGATCATCGGCGATCGCGTCACGCTGGAGCTTCAACCGGACGGCTCGGGCTACCTGCAGGAGATCGGCGAGCGGCGGAACTCGCTCGTGCGGCCGGCGGTCGCGAACCTCGACCTATTGGTCGCGGTCGCTTCCGCCGCGCCGCCGCAGACCGATCCCTTCTTGATCGACAAGGTCACGGCGATCGCGGTGCACAAGGGGATCGATCCGCTTGTGGTCATCAATAAGACCGACCTTGATCCGGGGGACGAGCTGTACGGCATCTATAAAAAAAGCGGACTGGAAACGTTGCGCGTCAGCGCGGAGACCGGTGAGGGCATCGAGCTGCTGCGCGCGCGCATTGCGGGCAAGGTGGCGGCGTTCGCGGGCAATTCGGGCGTGGGAAAGTCGAGCGTCCTCAACTGTCTGGACCCCGGCTTTTTCGCCGAGGTGGGCGAGATATCCGACCGCATCGGCCGGGGGCGGCACACGACGCGCCACGTCGAGCTGCGGCCCATGCCGGGCGGCGGCTATATCGCGGATACGCCGGGTTTTTCCTCGTTTGAAACCGAGCAGATGGATCTGGTCATGGCGGATCAGCTGCAATATGCCTTCCCGGAATTTGAGCCTTATTTGGGCGGGTGTCAATTCACAGGCTGCGCGCATGTCAAGGAAAAGGGCTGCGCGGTGCGGCAGGCCGTCGCCGACGGACACATCGCCGAAAGCCGTCACGCAAGCTATGTGCGGCTTTATGAAAGCGTAAAGGATTTGAAGGAATGGGAGATTTCAAAGGGCGGTGCGCGCTGA
- a CDS encoding thiamine diphosphokinase — MGDFKGRCALILAAAPETEYGYVKGLLRTHPDALIACADGGLRHARRLGLTPDFMVSDCDSMPETEGAEVLRLPPEKDDTDTQTCLREVFRRGCREAYLVCATGGRLDHMLANLSLLEEARALGGRLTVQDKQNRVVLHEGGRQIFKIEPEDRYFSIVPLDETLRGVTIENAKYPLCDALVRRAGMITISNEALGPEIAITIARGRALIVFTHD, encoded by the coding sequence ATGGGAGATTTCAAAGGGCGGTGCGCGCTGATCCTTGCGGCCGCGCCCGAAACGGAGTACGGCTATGTTAAGGGCTTGCTGCGCACGCACCCGGACGCGTTGATCGCCTGTGCGGACGGCGGTCTGCGCCATGCGCGCAGGCTGGGGCTTACGCCGGATTTTATGGTATCGGACTGCGACTCCATGCCGGAGACCGAGGGGGCGGAGGTGCTCCGCCTGCCGCCGGAGAAGGACGATACCGATACTCAGACCTGCCTGCGCGAGGTATTTCGCCGCGGCTGCCGCGAGGCGTATCTCGTTTGCGCCACCGGCGGACGGCTCGATCATATGCTCGCCAACCTTTCGCTTTTGGAGGAAGCGCGCGCCCTTGGCGGCAGGCTGACCGTGCAGGACAAGCAAAACCGTGTGGTTTTGCATGAAGGCGGGCGGCAGATATTCAAAATTGAGCCGGAGGATCGCTATTTCTCCATCGTGCCGCTGGATGAAACGCTTAGGGGCGTGACGATAGAAAACGCCAAGTATCCGCTTTGCGATGCGCTGGTGCGCCGCGCGGGCATGATCACTATCTCTAACGAGGCTTTGGGGCCGGAAATCGCCATTACCATCGCGCGGGGTCGCGCGCTGATCGTTTTTACGCATGATTAA
- a CDS encoding pyridoxal phosphate-dependent aminotransferase: MELKPISKIAAGVHPSTTLTIDALFKQMKAEGKDVVGFGAGEPDFPTPEHIKQAGIDAIENNLTRYTPAAGLMDLRKAASDRLDQDFGLDYAPDQIVVASGAKHSIFIALQTLCDAGDEVVIAAPYWVSYSEMVQQAGAVPVVVTASEEQDFKITAAQLDAAVTDKTKCFMLNSPCNPTGMVYTKDELAAIAEVCTRRNLYVIADEIYCNLVYDNREFTSFASLSEDIRERTILVNGVSKSYAMTGWRIGYSASSRYLARMMANYLSHSTSAPCTISQHAAITALIGPQEDMIAMRGAFEKRRDHLVERMNKVPGVSCIKPEGAFYVMMNMKQFLGKTMYGKRVESAEDFAQLFLEKGLVATVPCTAFAAPGFVRWSYATSMQEIDKGLDRLEEFIKNA; the protein is encoded by the coding sequence GTGGAATTAAAACCGATTTCCAAGATCGCGGCAGGGGTGCACCCGTCTACCACGCTGACGATCGACGCGCTGTTCAAACAAATGAAAGCAGAGGGCAAGGATGTGGTCGGCTTCGGCGCGGGCGAGCCCGATTTCCCTACGCCCGAGCATATCAAGCAGGCCGGTATCGATGCGATTGAAAACAACCTGACGCGCTACACGCCCGCGGCGGGGCTGATGGATCTGCGCAAAGCGGCCAGCGACCGGCTCGACCAAGATTTCGGCCTTGATTACGCGCCCGACCAGATCGTGGTCGCCTCCGGCGCCAAGCACTCGATCTTTATCGCCTTGCAAACCCTGTGCGACGCGGGCGACGAGGTCGTGATCGCCGCGCCCTACTGGGTCTCGTACAGCGAAATGGTGCAGCAGGCTGGGGCCGTCCCCGTCGTCGTCACCGCGAGCGAGGAGCAGGATTTTAAGATCACCGCCGCCCAACTGGACGCCGCCGTGACCGATAAGACCAAATGCTTTATGCTCAACTCGCCCTGCAACCCGACCGGCATGGTCTACACGAAGGATGAACTGGCCGCCATCGCCGAGGTCTGCACCCGCCGCAATCTCTATGTGATCGCGGATGAGATCTACTGCAACCTTGTTTACGACAACCGCGAATTCACTTCCTTTGCCTCGCTGTCCGAGGATATCCGCGAGCGCACCATACTGGTGAACGGCGTGTCCAAATCTTACGCCATGACCGGCTGGCGCATCGGTTACTCCGCGTCGAGCCGCTATTTGGCCCGTATGATGGCAAATTACCTCAGCCACTCAACCTCGGCCCCGTGTACGATCTCGCAGCACGCGGCGATCACGGCGCTGATCGGCCCGCAGGAGGATATGATCGCCATGCGCGGCGCTTTTGAAAAACGCCGCGACCATCTGGTCGAGCGTATGAATAAGGTGCCGGGCGTATCCTGCATCAAACCGGAGGGCGCCTTCTACGTCATGATGAACATGAAGCAATTCTTGGGCAAAACGATGTATGGCAAGCGCGTCGAAAGCGCGGAGGATTTCGCGCAGCTCTTCCTTGAAAAGGGACTCGTGGCTACCGTGCCCTGCACCGCGTTTGCCGCGCCGGGCTTTGTGCGCTGGAGTTATGCAACTTCCATGCAGGAGATCGACAAAGGTCTCGATCGTTTGGAAGAGTTTATAAAAAACGCCTGA
- the purB gene encoding adenylosuccinate lyase, translating into MSNVYESPFSARYASDEMLYIFSSDMKFSTWRRLWISLAKAEMALGLPITEEQVREMEAHVNDIDFDMARAREKEVRHDVMAHVYTFGKAAPKAAGIIHLGATSAYVGDNTDIIQIREGLLLVRKKLAAVLDKLSVFADAHKAQPTLGFTHFQPAQLTTVGKRATLWMNELLMDLEEVEYRLSTLKMLGSKGTTGTQASFMELFDGDESKVKELEKRIADDFGFSGVQPVSGQTYSRKVDAQALATMSGIAQSAGKFATDLRLLQHLKEIEEPFEAHQIGSSAMPYKRNPMRSERICALARYVICDSLNPAFTAYGQWFERTLDDSANKRVSVPEAFLAVDAILNIMLNVVSGLVVYPKVIHQRVMNELPFMATENIMMSAVKRGGDRQELHERIREHSMAAGKRIKEEGLDNDLIDRIAADPMFGMTREEIEAELDPANYIGRCPSQVDEFLAECVRPAISPYLDGEEIRAEINL; encoded by the coding sequence ATGAGCAACGTGTATGAAAGCCCGTTTTCCGCGCGGTACGCCTCGGATGAGATGCTGTATATCTTCTCCTCCGATATGAAGTTTTCGACTTGGCGGCGGCTGTGGATCTCGCTGGCAAAAGCGGAAATGGCACTCGGCCTGCCCATCACCGAGGAACAGGTGCGGGAGATGGAGGCCCACGTAAACGATATTGATTTCGACATGGCCCGCGCCCGTGAAAAAGAGGTGCGGCACGATGTGATGGCCCATGTATATACCTTTGGCAAAGCCGCGCCGAAGGCCGCCGGTATCATCCATCTGGGCGCGACGAGCGCCTATGTGGGCGATAACACCGATATCATCCAGATCCGCGAGGGTCTGCTGCTCGTGCGGAAAAAGCTGGCCGCCGTACTGGACAAGCTTTCCGTATTCGCGGACGCGCATAAGGCGCAGCCGACGCTGGGCTTCACCCACTTCCAGCCCGCGCAGCTGACGACCGTCGGCAAGCGCGCGACGCTGTGGATGAACGAACTGCTGATGGACCTTGAAGAGGTCGAATACCGCCTGAGTACCCTTAAAATGCTCGGCTCCAAGGGCACGACCGGCACGCAGGCTTCCTTTATGGAGCTGTTCGACGGCGATGAGAGCAAGGTGAAGGAACTGGAAAAGCGCATTGCGGACGATTTCGGCTTTTCGGGCGTGCAGCCTGTTTCGGGCCAGACCTATTCCCGCAAGGTGGACGCGCAGGCGCTTGCGACGATGTCGGGCATTGCCCAGTCGGCGGGCAAGTTTGCCACCGACCTGCGCCTTTTGCAGCACCTGAAGGAGATCGAGGAGCCGTTCGAGGCGCACCAGATCGGTTCTTCCGCCATGCCGTACAAGCGCAACCCCATGAGAAGCGAACGCATCTGCGCGCTGGCGCGCTATGTGATCTGCGACAGCCTGAACCCCGCCTTCACCGCGTACGGACAGTGGTTCGAGCGCACGCTGGATGATTCGGCGAACAAGCGCGTATCCGTTCCCGAAGCGTTCCTCGCGGTCGACGCGATCCTGAACATCATGCTGAACGTCGTTTCCGGCCTTGTCGTTTACCCCAAGGTTATTCACCAGCGCGTGATGAACGAGCTGCCCTTTATGGCCACCGAAAACATCATGATGAGCGCGGTCAAGCGCGGCGGCGACCGGCAGGAGCTGCATGAGCGTATCCGCGAGCATTCCATGGCCGCCGGCAAGCGCATCAAGGAGGAAGGGCTCGACAACGATCTGATTGACCGGATCGCGGCTGATCCCATGTTTGGCATGACCCGTGAGGAAATTGAAGCGGAGCTCGACCCCGCGAATTATATCGGCCGCTGCCCCTCGCAGGTGGACGAGTTCCTTGCTGAGTGCGTCCGCCCCGCGATCTCGCCCTATCTGGACGGCGAAGAAATCCGCGCGGAGATCAACTTATAA
- the secD gene encoding protein translocase subunit SecD — protein MKKSVISFIAVMLVIAILAVFAVSGLTIAGHVIIPKVTDTENGIRLGLDLVGGSSITYEAILPEGYSGDLANDMKIAQTMIRERLTRKGFTEATVALKGDNRITVEIPQITNPEEAVQTLGTTAQLTFVDMDGKEWLTGQDIKKATAAYGTPNNEPIAINYVQVEFTTDGAKKFAEATETIAGMAAEGKNYLGIVMDGEAISTPGVNQKIDSDSCVISGSFTAESAKELADLINVGQMPFSLKQVELRSVGPQLGADAMQTSLLAGAIGVALVCLFMLIVYRIPGLVACLALGFYIVIEAVIFGLIRVNLSLPGIAGIILSIGMAVDANVVIFERIKEELRAGKTVKSAIDSGFKRAFTAILDSNVTTLIAAAVLFWLGTGTIVGFATTLGLGVIVSMFTALTITHFLLNRMVDFHIRNPKAYGA, from the coding sequence TTGAAGAAGAGTGTGATTTCCTTTATCGCAGTCATGCTCGTGATCGCGATTCTCGCGGTCTTTGCGGTATCGGGATTAACGATTGCCGGTCATGTGATCATTCCAAAGGTGACCGACACGGAAAACGGGATCCGGCTGGGTCTCGATCTGGTGGGCGGCTCGTCCATCACCTATGAGGCGATCTTGCCGGAGGGCTACTCGGGCGATCTGGCAAATGATATGAAGATCGCGCAGACGATGATCCGGGAACGTCTGACGCGTAAGGGCTTTACCGAAGCGACCGTCGCGCTGAAGGGCGACAACCGCATCACGGTGGAGATCCCGCAGATCACCAACCCGGAAGAAGCGGTGCAGACGCTCGGCACGACCGCGCAGCTGACCTTTGTCGATATGGACGGCAAGGAATGGCTGACCGGTCAGGATATCAAAAAGGCGACCGCCGCGTACGGCACGCCGAACAACGAACCGATCGCGATCAACTACGTTCAGGTGGAGTTCACCACGGACGGCGCGAAGAAGTTTGCCGAGGCGACCGAAACGATCGCCGGCATGGCGGCGGAGGGTAAGAACTACCTCGGCATTGTCATGGACGGCGAAGCGATTTCCACCCCCGGCGTCAACCAGAAGATCGACAGCGATTCCTGCGTCATCTCCGGTTCCTTTACGGCGGAAAGCGCCAAGGAACTGGCCGACCTGATCAACGTCGGTCAGATGCCGTTCAGTTTAAAGCAGGTCGAGCTTCGCTCGGTCGGCCCGCAGCTCGGCGCGGACGCAATGCAGACCAGTCTGCTCGCCGGTGCGATCGGCGTGGCGCTGGTGTGCCTGTTCATGCTGATCGTTTACCGCATTCCCGGCCTTGTCGCGTGCCTTGCGTTGGGCTTCTATATTGTGATCGAGGCCGTTATCTTCGGCCTGATCCGCGTCAACCTGTCCCTGCCGGGCATCGCGGGCATTATTCTGTCGATCGGCATGGCGGTGGACGCCAACGTCGTCATTTTCGAGCGCATCAAGGAAGAACTGCGCGCGGGCAAGACGGTCAAGAGCGCGATCGATTCCGGCTTTAAGCGCGCCTTTACGGCAATTTTGGACTCTAACGTCACCACGCTGATCGCGGCGGCGGTGCTGTTCTGGCTGGGCACGGGCACGATCGTCGGCTTTGCGACGACGCTTGGCCTCGGTGTTATCGTTTCGATGTTCACCGCGCTGACCATCACGCACTTCCTGCTCAACCGCATGGTCGATTTCCACATCCGTAACCCCAAGGCTTACGGCGCATAA